TCCAGCTTTAGCAATTTCGTTTATTATTGCAGGTATTGCCTGCGTTTTTGCCGCTCTTTGTTATTCTGAATTTGCCTCAATTTTACCTGTAGAAGGATCTGCTTATGCGTATGCCTATGGTACAATTGGAGAAATTTTTGCTTGGATAATTGGATGGGGGCTTATTCTCGAATATGCAATGGGATCCATGACAGTCGCCGTTTCCTGGTCAGGATATTTTAATAAATTGCTTAAACTATTTCATATAAAACTTCCAGAATGGCTTACTACAGATCCTGCTAGTTATACAGGAGAAGGGTTTTCTATGAACCTTCCGGCTTTTTTGATCGTTATTTTAGTAATTTCATTACTTATTAAAGGAACAAAAAGTGCTGCAAAAGCAAATAATGCAATTGTTATCCTAAAAGTATCTGCAGTAATCTTTGTAATTATAGCTGGTCTTTTCTTTATTAATACAGCAAACTGGAGCCCATTTATCCCAGATGCCACTCAAATTATTGAAAAAGAAACTACTCATAATGCATACGGAATTGGAGGAATTGTTTCTGGAGCAGCAGCAATTTTCTTCGCTTACGTTGGTTTTGATGCCGTTTCTACACAAGCTGGAGAAGCTATTAATCCTAAAAAAGATGTTCCATTTGCGATCATTGCTTCTTTATTAATTTGTACTACTTTATATATTCTTGTTTCTTTAGTATTAACAGGAATGATGAACTATAAAGATTTTAACCCACTAGGAAAATACCCTGAAGCTATTAAAGCTCCTGTTGCTTATGCATTTGATATTGCTGGACAAGGCTGGGCTGGTTTTATTATCACTGTTGCTGCAACTATAGGTCTAGTTTCGGTATTAATGGTAATGATTATGGGACAATCTAGAATTTTCCTTGGAATGTCTAAAGACGGTTTAATTCCATCTGTTTTCTCTAAAGTAAATCCTATTTCTGGAACTCCAAAAACGAACTTAATGATCTTAGGTGCTATCATCGCAACTGTTGCTGCGTTTACACCAATCAACAAATTAGCCGACATGACTAGTTTTGGTACTTTGTTTGCCTTTACAATGGTTTGTATTGCCGTTTGGATTTTAAGAGTAAAACAACCAGGTTTAAACAGAACCTTTAAAGTTCCTGCGTTACCAGTTATTGCTGTTTTAGGAATCGCAATCAACACTTACCTTATTATAAACTTGAGTATTGATGCTCAATTATTATCGCTTGGATGGCTTGCTGTTGGTATCATAGTTTACTTTGGATACAGTAAGAAAAGGTCAAGACTTAATGATACAACTACTGAAGAATAAAATACTATTTTGAAAAGAAAAAGCTCCAAATGTAAATTTGGAGCTTTTTTTATAAATCGAATACTGAAGTTCTTTTGGCGCGAATTAAATCTTTCAGTCTAATCCAAAAGGCAAGAGTTAGATAAACTCCAAAACCTAAACCAGCGGTTACAAACGATATGTAGATAAAAAATAATCTCACACTTGTTACACGCATTCCAAGCTTGTCTGCAAGCCTTGAAGAAACGTGAAAACCGTATTTTTCAAAAAAGAATTTAAGTTTTAAAATAGCTGACATTTCTAATTTTAGATTTAGATTTTTTACAAAAATAAGAATAATCTATTTACCTCATTTTTTAATCTCCAGTTATCTGATTATTTTAATAATTCAAGTCCTATAGCGCATTTTAAACACGCTTTATGATTGCAGTATTCATTTTTAAGTTCAAGCAATGATTGGCTTTCAAATGCGTTTTTTGACTTTATTCCGAATGAATCAAACTTATCTGTAATGGCATTTTTCTCTGATGTTGTTTCATGCATCAAATCGATTAAATCTTCTGCAATTGATTCGCCCATTACATTTGAATACGCAAACTGAATTGGAATTACAGTATTGATTATTACTAAATCTAAAAATGACTTTGACAAAGACTTTCCTTTTTTTGTACTTTCTTTATCGAACTGATAATGATTGTGCCAATACGAACTTGCCGATACATTGAAAAGTTCATAAACATTCTGGACTGTCTTTATACTGATTATTTTAGAAAACAAATTTTGATGTTTATGATATAAAGCCGCAAGCTGGGAAAGTCTAATAGTTGGAAAATTATCTGGACGCAGTTTAAAAAACAAAATCGGATCAATGTGTTTTTTCTCCAGCTGATATTTATGAAGAAGGAAAAAATACTTAAACTTTAAATCTTTAAAATACAGATCTTCTTTTTCAGCATCTAATAAACCTGCTGTTCCTAAAAATAGTGATTCAAGACTTTCTACTTCAAAACTTTCTTTTCTAACAACCGAAAAAGATAGTGATTTAGCAATTTGCAAAAAAGAGTTTCCATTTGTATTTAAGCCGAAATTTTTAGCCAGAAGGCAAAATAAAACAGCTTCCCAATCCTGATTCATTTCTTCTAAAAGTTGATAAACAAACTCCGATTTTCGTTCTAATCTTTCAAAAAACAAACGTTCCTGCCAATTTTTGAAAACAAAACCATTTATTTCTTTAATTTGTTTTTCGCAGGAAATCCATGTTTTTGGAGAAACTAAAGCATTATAATTTTCTATTATTTCTTTAGAGACATATTCTTTTAAAACCAAAACCGGAATTTCGGTATTGTCTTTTCTGTAAATCGGAGTATCATTTTCCCAGACAACATGAAGAATTACGTTTTCATAAGCAGGATCTTTTTCATGATTGTGCAAATACCAATCAGAAGATTTTAAATGTATTTCGATATTGCCAGCCCATTTTTGGTTCCCTATTTTCAATTGCGCATTAAAAAAATCAGGACCTGATAGTTCAAGATACTCACCAGTTTTGATAATAAGGATTGGTTCGTTTTGTGCCGTTTTTAAGTCAAGTATATCGAACTTTTTGAATTTCCAGATATAGTGAAGAAAGTCTTCTTTCATTTTTAGATTTTAAGGCATATAATTAAAATCCAAAAATAAATAATTTAATACTATTCTTACAAAATAAAAGAAGTTTTAACGACTAAATATTTTCTACATGTAGTTACTATTCATAAAAAAATCCATAAACCCAATTAAAACAATTGGATTTATGGATTAGCCTATTTCAAATATCATTTATTTTATTGAGCCAATGATATCGTATTTCGTAATAATATGATGACTACCGTTTCCTAAATCAACTAAAACGGCATCATTTTCTTTTGAGAAAAGTTTCGAAACTTCCTCAATTGGAGTTCCCATTTTTACAATTGGAAATGGTTTGCCCATTACTTCTTTAATTGGTTTTTCGGCTACGTTTTTATCAGCTACATAACTTCTAAATAAATCTGTTTCATCTACAGAACCTACAAAACCATTTATATCTACAACCGGAATTTGAGAAATTTTGTATTTACGCATACGTTCGATAGCATGCGAAACCAATTCTTCTGTACGAACCACGATCAATTCTTTATCAATATGATCTTTGATTACGTCTTCGGCTTTGGTTACATTTTC
This is a stretch of genomic DNA from Flavobacterium endoglycinae. It encodes these proteins:
- a CDS encoding APC family permease encodes the protein MSIWRVKPISAFEADMKKSDLKRVLGKWSLTAIGVGAIIGGGIFVLTGTGAYYHAGPALAISFIIAGIACVFAALCYSEFASILPVEGSAYAYAYGTIGEIFAWIIGWGLILEYAMGSMTVAVSWSGYFNKLLKLFHIKLPEWLTTDPASYTGEGFSMNLPAFLIVILVISLLIKGTKSAAKANNAIVILKVSAVIFVIIAGLFFINTANWSPFIPDATQIIEKETTHNAYGIGGIVSGAAAIFFAYVGFDAVSTQAGEAINPKKDVPFAIIASLLICTTLYILVSLVLTGMMNYKDFNPLGKYPEAIKAPVAYAFDIAGQGWAGFIITVAATIGLVSVLMVMIMGQSRIFLGMSKDGLIPSVFSKVNPISGTPKTNLMILGAIIATVAAFTPINKLADMTSFGTLFAFTMVCIAVWILRVKQPGLNRTFKVPALPVIAVLGIAINTYLIINLSIDAQLLSLGWLAVGIIVYFGYSKKRSRLNDTTTEE
- a CDS encoding DUF2851 family protein; the encoded protein is MKEDFLHYIWKFKKFDILDLKTAQNEPILIIKTGEYLELSGPDFFNAQLKIGNQKWAGNIEIHLKSSDWYLHNHEKDPAYENVILHVVWENDTPIYRKDNTEIPVLVLKEYVSKEIIENYNALVSPKTWISCEKQIKEINGFVFKNWQERLFFERLERKSEFVYQLLEEMNQDWEAVLFCLLAKNFGLNTNGNSFLQIAKSLSFSVVRKESFEVESLESLFLGTAGLLDAEKEDLYFKDLKFKYFFLLHKYQLEKKHIDPILFFKLRPDNFPTIRLSQLAALYHKHQNLFSKIISIKTVQNVYELFNVSASSYWHNHYQFDKESTKKGKSLSKSFLDLVIINTVIPIQFAYSNVMGESIAEDLIDLMHETTSEKNAITDKFDSFGIKSKNAFESQSLLELKNEYCNHKACLKCAIGLELLK
- a CDS encoding PspC family transcriptional regulator; translated protein: MSAILKLKFFFEKYGFHVSSRLADKLGMRVTSVRLFFIYISFVTAGLGFGVYLTLAFWIRLKDLIRAKRTSVFDL